The Peribacillus simplex genome contains a region encoding:
- a CDS encoding DUF951 domain-containing protein, with the protein MEEKEFALKDIVEMKKPHPCGVNKWRIIRIGMDIRIKCEGCGHSVMLPRREFSKKMKKVLQKHEE; encoded by the coding sequence ATGGAAGAAAAGGAATTTGCACTTAAGGATATTGTGGAAATGAAGAAACCGCATCCCTGTGGAGTGAATAAGTGGAGAATTATACGGATCGGTATGGATATCCGGATAAAATGTGAAGGGTGCGGCCATAGCGTGATGCTGCCTCGACGTGAATTCTCGAAGAAAATGAAAAAAGTTCTGCAAAAGCATGAGGAGTGA
- a CDS encoding YybS family protein has product MNSGRRIAEGGALLALYCILLFITIQVPLLGIFTTFFLPIPFILVTIKQKLSWSLGYLFVASLLSILIGTILSVPLTLLMGATGIAIGHFLKKDKPMAPMFISAVLVFLGGILLIYAASVLITDVNYIEESMNMAEGSLENTIGIMDSFGQAPTEQVKKRLYESLDMMNTLMPSLFVLMSVIMVLLIFFAAHPIVKRFSDKALKWPHFRDLRLPKSLLWYYLITMLLALFVNTDKNSFVYMAITNLFFILQFFILLQGYSLIFYIAHVKSWAKAIPVLIVVFSLLLPIPIITTAVRFLGIIDLGFPFRETIKKKE; this is encoded by the coding sequence ATGAATAGCGGGAGACGGATTGCCGAGGGCGGAGCCCTTCTGGCATTATATTGCATTTTATTGTTCATCACCATTCAAGTCCCACTATTGGGTATTTTCACTACTTTCTTTTTACCCATTCCATTCATACTTGTCACAATCAAGCAAAAGCTATCGTGGAGCCTTGGTTACTTATTTGTAGCCTCGTTATTGTCGATCCTCATCGGGACGATATTGTCTGTTCCGCTGACCTTGCTCATGGGGGCAACGGGAATCGCGATCGGCCATTTTTTGAAAAAGGACAAACCGATGGCACCTATGTTCATAAGCGCAGTCCTTGTCTTCCTGGGAGGCATTTTATTAATATATGCAGCTTCAGTATTGATAACGGATGTTAATTACATAGAAGAATCGATGAACATGGCTGAGGGGTCGCTCGAAAATACTATCGGCATAATGGATTCCTTTGGACAGGCACCGACGGAACAAGTCAAAAAGCGGTTGTATGAATCACTCGATATGATGAACACTCTGATGCCAAGTTTGTTCGTCTTGATGTCCGTCATCATGGTTTTATTGATTTTCTTTGCGGCGCATCCCATTGTGAAGAGATTCAGTGATAAGGCGTTAAAATGGCCCCATTTTCGAGATCTGCGACTCCCGAAAAGCCTTTTATGGTATTATTTAATTACGATGCTTCTTGCTCTTTTTGTGAATACGGACAAGAACAGTTTTGTATATATGGCCATAACGAACCTATTTTTCATACTGCAGTTCTTCATTTTATTACAAGGATATTCCCTGATATTCTATATCGCTCATGTTAAGTCATGGGCTAAGGCCATCCCTGTTTTAATCGTGGTTTTTTCTTTGCTGCTGCCGATTCCGATTATTACGACGGCCGTTCGATTTTTAGGTATAATAGATTTAGGCTTTCCTTTTAGGGAGACAATCAAGAAAAAGGAATAG
- the ychF gene encoding redox-regulated ATPase YchF, with product MALTAGIVGLPNVGKSTLFNAITQAGAESANYPFCTIDPNVGIVEVPDHRLQKLTELVKPKKTVPTAFEFTDIAGIVKGASKGEGLGNKFLSHIRQVDAICQVVRCFADDNITHVSGKVNPIDDIEVINLELILADLESVVKRIDRVGKMAKQKDKAAVAEHEILVALKEALEDEKPARTVEFTEEQQKIVKGMHLLTAKPTLYVANVSEDEVANADDNEYVQQVREYAAKENAEVIVICAKIEEEIAELEGEEKEMFLSELGIEESGLDQLIRASYNLLGLATYFTAGVQEVRAWTFRKGMKAPQCAGVIHTDFERGFIRAETVSYTDLLEAGSHGAAKEAGKVRLEGKEYIVNDGDVIHFRFNV from the coding sequence ATGGCTTTAACAGCTGGTATAGTCGGTTTGCCTAACGTAGGTAAATCCACTTTATTTAATGCAATTACTCAGGCAGGTGCGGAATCTGCCAACTATCCTTTCTGTACGATCGACCCAAATGTCGGAATCGTGGAAGTGCCGGATCACCGTCTGCAAAAATTGACTGAATTGGTAAAACCGAAAAAGACGGTTCCGACAGCATTTGAATTCACGGATATCGCCGGGATTGTAAAAGGAGCAAGTAAAGGAGAAGGATTGGGTAATAAATTCCTTTCCCATATCCGTCAAGTGGATGCAATTTGTCAAGTCGTCCGTTGTTTTGCAGACGATAACATTACCCATGTCTCCGGAAAAGTAAATCCAATCGATGATATCGAAGTCATCAACCTTGAATTGATCCTTGCCGATTTGGAGTCTGTTGTCAAACGCATCGACCGTGTCGGAAAAATGGCCAAGCAAAAAGATAAAGCCGCTGTGGCAGAACATGAAATCCTTGTAGCTTTAAAAGAAGCATTGGAAGATGAAAAGCCTGCACGTACCGTCGAGTTTACTGAAGAACAGCAAAAAATCGTGAAGGGCATGCATTTACTCACAGCGAAGCCGACGCTTTACGTGGCGAACGTGAGCGAAGATGAAGTGGCGAATGCTGACGATAATGAATATGTACAGCAAGTTCGTGAATATGCTGCTAAGGAAAATGCCGAAGTGATCGTGATTTGTGCCAAGATTGAAGAAGAGATTGCCGAGCTTGAAGGTGAAGAAAAGGAAATGTTCCTATCTGAACTAGGCATCGAGGAGTCAGGTCTTGATCAGTTGATCCGTGCTTCTTATAATCTGCTTGGATTGGCAACATACTTTACAGCTGGTGTACAGGAAGTGCGTGCTTGGACATTCCGCAAAGGAATGAAAGCCCCTCAATGTGCCGGCGTCATTCACACGGACTTCGAACGTGGTTTCATCCGTGCCGAAACGGTTTCTTATACCGATTTACTTGAAGCGGGCAGTCATGGTGCTGCAAAAGAAGCAGGTAAAGTTCGTTTGGAAGGAAAAGAATACATCGTTAACGATGGCGATGTTATCCATTTCCGTTTTAACGTTTAA
- the rpsR gene encoding 30S ribosomal protein S18, producing MAMGGRKGRGKRKKVCYFTSNGITKIDYKDVDLLKKFVSERGKILPRRVTGTSAKYQRKLTIAIKRSRTMALLPYVSGE from the coding sequence ATGGCAATGGGTGGACGTAAAGGACGCGGTAAGCGTAAAAAGGTTTGTTATTTCACATCTAACGGAATCACTAAAATTGATTACAAAGATGTAGATCTTCTTAAAAAATTCGTCTCAGAACGCGGTAAAATTTTACCACGTCGTGTAACTGGTACAAGCGCTAAATATCAACGTAAATTAACGATTGCTATTAAACGCTCACGTACTATGGCATTACTACCATATGTATCTGGTGAATAA
- the rpsF gene encoding 30S ribosomal protein S6, which translates to MRKYEIMYIIRPNIEEEAKKALVERFNTILSDNGAEVEAKEWGKRRLAYEINDFRDGYYMLLKVNAESAAIQEFDRLAKISEDIIRHMATKEEV; encoded by the coding sequence ATGAGAAAATACGAAATTATGTATATCATCCGTCCAAACATTGAGGAAGAAGCTAAAAAAGCTTTAGTTGAACGTTTCAACACAATCCTTTCTGATAATGGTGCGGAAGTAGAAGCAAAAGAATGGGGTAAACGCCGTCTTGCATATGAAATCAATGATTTCCGTGATGGTTACTACATGCTTCTTAAAGTTAACGCTGAAAGTGCTGCGATTCAAGAATTCGATCGTCTTGCTAAAATCAGTGAAGACATTATTCGCCACATGGCTACTAAAGAAGAAGTATAA
- a CDS encoding mechanosensitive ion channel family protein: MDRIYDNVTKEILDEKLWLLLGEGIIKIFLVLLLSRIIIRIGKTILNKFFKARLRSPLRVSERREATLIKLLENIITYVINFIALMMILEIFGLQVMPLLAGAGVLGLAVGFGAQSLVKDIITGFFVIFEDHFSVGDYIKINNFEGEVIEIGLRTTKIKSGAGELHFIPNGSIVQVTNYSILNSMAVVDVTIPNDGSVERAEKVLIDLLNSMEGKYEALIKAPEFLGIEKISPEEIVFRIKAETKPMHHLEISRILRIEISAALDSTGIKSTYNGSES; the protein is encoded by the coding sequence ATGGATCGCATTTATGATAACGTTACAAAAGAGATATTGGATGAAAAGCTATGGCTGCTGTTGGGCGAGGGGATTATTAAAATCTTCCTAGTTCTGTTGTTATCGCGTATTATTATTAGAATAGGAAAGACTATTCTGAATAAATTTTTCAAAGCACGTTTAAGGAGTCCCCTTCGGGTATCGGAGCGCAGGGAAGCGACACTCATTAAATTGCTCGAAAATATCATTACCTATGTCATCAATTTCATTGCTTTGATGATGATTCTGGAAATTTTTGGACTTCAGGTAATGCCGTTACTCGCTGGTGCCGGTGTTCTCGGTTTGGCAGTTGGGTTTGGTGCTCAAAGTTTGGTCAAGGATATAATTACAGGATTTTTCGTTATATTTGAAGATCATTTCTCAGTTGGGGATTATATTAAAATCAATAATTTTGAAGGGGAAGTCATTGAAATCGGGCTTCGTACAACGAAAATTAAAAGCGGTGCAGGTGAATTGCACTTCATACCCAACGGCAGCATCGTCCAGGTCACGAATTATTCCATTTTAAATAGTATGGCTGTTGTTGACGTGACCATACCTAACGATGGATCGGTCGAGCGTGCTGAGAAGGTGCTGATCGACCTGTTAAACAGTATGGAAGGCAAATACGAGGCCTTGATCAAGGCACCTGAATTTTTGGGAATTGAAAAAATTAGTCCTGAGGAAATCGTCTTTAGGATTAAAGCGGAAACAAAGCCGATGCATCACCTTGAAATCAGTAGGATATTAAGAATTGAAATAAGTGCTGCGCTTGATTCAACAGGGATTAAATCTACGTACAATGGCAGCGAGTCATAG
- the ssb gene encoding single-stranded DNA-binding protein translates to MMNRVVLVGRLTKDPELRYTPNGVPVATFTLAVNRGFTNQQGEREADFINCVVWRKPAENVANFLKKGSLAGVDGRVQTRNYEGQDGKRVYVTEILAESVQFLEPRSSSAGERNEGGSYGGGQRSYGNNNGNDNNSYGQNPNQNQRSNNNYTRVDDDPFANDGKTIDISDDDLPF, encoded by the coding sequence ATGATGAATCGCGTAGTTTTGGTAGGACGCTTAACTAAAGATCCTGAATTACGATATACACCTAATGGAGTTCCCGTAGCTACCTTTACTTTAGCTGTGAACCGTGGTTTTACGAATCAGCAGGGTGAACGTGAAGCGGATTTCATTAACTGTGTAGTTTGGCGTAAACCGGCAGAAAATGTAGCTAACTTCTTGAAAAAGGGTAGTTTAGCTGGCGTGGATGGACGTGTCCAAACACGTAATTATGAAGGACAAGACGGCAAACGCGTATATGTGACGGAGATTCTGGCTGAGAGCGTTCAATTCCTTGAACCACGAAGCAGTTCAGCGGGTGAAAGAAATGAAGGCGGTTCTTACGGTGGAGGTCAAAGAAGTTATGGCAATAATAACGGAAATGACAACAATTCGTATGGACAAAATCCTAATCAGAATCAACGGAGCAATAACAACTACACTCGTGTAGATGATGATCCGTTTGCAAATGACGGTAAGACAATCGACATTTCAGATGACGATCTTCCGTTTTAA